From the Actinomycetota bacterium genome, the window CCGGCGGCGACGGCACGGTGTCCGCGGTGGCGTACGCCCTGCGCTCCAGCGGCGTGCCGGTCCTCGCCTTCCCGGCGGGCACCGCGAACCTGATCGCGTCCAACCTCGGGCTGTCCGCCGACCCGCGCGCGCTCGCGAACCTCGCCCTCGAGGGCGAGGACGCACCGGTCGACGTCGGCGAGCTGGAGTACCACGAGCTGATGCCCGAGGGCCTCGGGCCGGCGAGGACCACGGGCTTCGTGATGGCCGCCGGTGCGGGCTTCGACGCCCGCGTCATCGACGGCGCGCGTGACCTCAAGGCGGCACTCGGGCCGGCCGCGTACCTCGTCGCGGCGCTGCGCAACCTCACACCGACGGTCGCGCGGTTCCACATGCGCCTCGACGGCCGCGACGTGGAGACCGAGGGCATCGCCGTGATGCTCGCGAACTTCGCGCAGCTCCAGTTCGAGATCTCGGTCGCCCACCGCTCGGAC encodes:
- a CDS encoding diacylglycerol kinase, which translates into the protein MRVLIVKNPRAGRGDAGLFDFVNMLGSEGAEVVVRYLTGERDVARAVDDADAFDRVVAAGGDGTVSAVAYALRSSGVPVLAFPAGTANLIASNLGLSADPRALANLALEGEDAPVDVGELEYHELMPEGLGPARTTGFVMAAGAGFDARVIDGARDLKAALGPAAYLVAALRNLTPTVARFHMRLDGRDVETEGIAVMLANFAQLQFEISVAHRSDPRDGKADVVVLATRTVPELLPAVWAGFLDGTVDLPHRPGVELHTASEIELVAEPALPLQADGESLGAHTPLTARMLPHAARFIVPSGSRLLEG